The following coding sequences lie in one Clupea harengus chromosome 23, Ch_v2.0.2, whole genome shotgun sequence genomic window:
- the chadlb gene encoding chondroadherin-like b isoform X1, which yields MDALTNRATGQLPQTSDYTSMFKSYVSFWPVMALLILGIPGAHSAKCPKLCVCDTVQLTVACVNKNLTAVPPTIDEITVKLDLRGNDIQELPTNAFKHTPYLTHLSMQRSNIRTVREGAFRGLGRLVFLNLANNNIEILFQESFDGLSSLKQLLIDRNRVEEIKPGAFSQLGFLNLLSLTHNQLVYLPNMVFQGLQNIKWLRLSHNSLNNLALEAFAGLFTLTRLSLDHNELQFFPTETMTRLPEVTRLDLSYNPMTYLGEDAVSMSKLTHLLLDHMSLQDFSNTAVLPTKSLTHLDLSHNQLRVLQPLAAGSPKLTRINLAGNPIYCSCYLRPLREWALREKVRLGGTCGGPPHLSGENLEAVQPVNLRCQSQEAMLKAELEEQERVTLPTTPPPNKVKCPDDCHCEADIFHSSCENRGHTKVPRGFAPVTRLLDLRGNHFHYLPSNSFPGIPEVVSLHLQRCKIHELETGAFNGMKGLIYLYLSENDLSSLSPDTFKGLPQLTYLHLEKNRFTQFPKGAFKLLPGLLALHMENNSIGKLEAGVLASAEHLRGLYLTSNVISSVSPRAFDPAPHLDTLHLGNNKLKDVPSDALSKASSLGELRLSGNPIRWVAAEAFRPVGVTLKHLYLDNMGLEKMSKDSLSGLGSGLQSLFLEGNYMEEVPDLRPLTGLEVINLAENPFHCDCPLLPLRKWLEKVNLKVRATCAHPPELKGQRVKDIHIFKSCPGERPSSTQAPRTSKPPKATKPKPALLNGPKVVRVMKARARPGKRHTQPQTPQLAKQATVKKRKVV from the exons ATGGATGCACTTACAAACCGTGCCACTGGACAGCTACCGCAAACATCTGATTATACAAGT ATGTTTAAATCGTACGTCTCCTTCTGGCCAGTAATGGCGTTGTTAATACTTGGGATTCCTGGGGCGCATTCAGCCAAATGTCCAAAATTGTGCGTATGTGACACAGTACAACTCACGGTTGCGTGCGTCAACAAGAATTTAACGGCGGTTCCCCCGACTATTGATGAG ATCACGGTGAAGTTAGACCTGAGAGGGAACGACATCCAGGAGCTTCCTACTAATGCCTTCAAACACACGCCATACCTTACCCACCTGTCCATGCAGCGCAGCAACATCCGCACGGTGCGCGAGGGCGCATTTCGTGGCCTGGGTCGGCTCGTCTTTCTGAACCTGGCCAACAACAACATTGAAATTCTCTTTCAG GAGTCTTTCGATGGACTGTCCTCCCTGAAGCAGCTTCTTATTGACCGAAACAGGGTGGAGGAGATCAAGCCGGGGGCTTTCTCTCAGCTTGGCTTCCTCAACCTGCTCTCCCTCACCCACAACCAGCTGGTGTACCTGCCCAATATGGTCTTCCAGGGCCTACAAAACATCAAGTGGCTGCGCCTTAGTCACAACTCTCTCAATAACCTGGCCCTCGAGGCTTTCGCTGGCCTCTTCACTCTCACAAGACTCAGCTTGGACCACAATGAGCTCCAGTTTTTCCCAACCGAAACTATGACCAG ACTTCCAGAGGTGACACGTTTGGATCTGAGCTACAACCCCATGACCTACCTGGGTGAGGACGCTGTCTCCATGTCCAAGCTCACCCACCTCCTCCTGGACCACATGTCCTTGCAGGACTTCTCCAACACTGCTGTGCTCCCCACCAAGAGCCTCACTCACCTGGACCTGAGCCACAACCAGCTGCGCGTCCTGCAGCCGCTGGCTGCCGGCTCCCCAAAGCTAACACGCATCAACTTAGCTGGGAACCCCATCTACTGCAGCTGCTACCTGCGGCCGCTGCGGGAGTGGGCCCTGCGGGAAAAGGTACGACTCGGTGGCACCTGTGGAGGCCCGCCTCACCTGTCCGGGGAGAACCTGGAGGCAGTGCAGCCGGTGAATTTGCGGTGTCAGAGCCAGGAGGCCATGCTgaaggctgagctggaggagcaggagagggttACCCTGCCCACCACTCCACCCCCAAACAAGGTCAAGTGTCCAGATGACTGCCACTGTGAG GCTGATATCTTCCATTCCTCCTGTGAGAACCGAGGCCACACCAAAGTCCCTCGCGGCTTTGCCCCAGTCACTCGCCTACTGGACTTGCGTGGCAACCACTTCCACTACCTCCCTAGCAACAGTTTCCCTGGCATCCCCGAAGTGGTTTCCCTCCACCTGCAGCGCTGCAAGATCCACGAGCTGGAGACGGGGGCCTTCAATGGCATGAAGGGCCTCATCTACCTCTACCTGTCTGAGAACGACCTCAGCTCACTCAGTCCCGACACCTTCAAGGGCCTGCCACAGCTCACTTACCTCCACCTGGAGAAGAACCGCTTCACCCAGTTCCCCAAGGGGGCATTCAAGCTGCTGCCCGGCTTGTTGGCACTGCACATGGAGAACAATTCCATTGGGAAGCTGGAGGCCGGGGTTTTGGCAAGTGCGGAGCACCTGAGGGGGCTGTACCTCACCTCAAACGTCATCAGCAGCGTCTCTCCGAGGGCTTTTGACCCCGCACCTCACCTCGACACTCTCCATCTGGGGAACAACAAGCTGAAGGACGTGCCCAGCGATGCCCTATCCAAGGCCAGCAGCCTGGGTGAGCTCCGCCTCTCTGGGAATCCCATTCGCTGGGTGGCTGCTGAGGCGTTCCGGCCAGTTGGGGTCACCCTGAAACACCTTTATCTTGACAACATGGGTTTAGAGAAG ATGTCTAAGGACTCTCTGTCTGGGCTGGGGTCTGGCCTGCAGAGCCTCTTCCTGGAGGGGAACTACATGGAGGAGGTGCCCGACCTGAGGCCTCTGACTGGGCTGGAGGTCATAAACCTGGCGGAGAACCCTTTTCACTGTGACTGCCCACTGCTGCCTCTACGCAA gtGGCTTGAGAAGGTGAACCTGAAGGTCAGAGCCACCTGCGCTCACCCGCCAGAGCTGAAGGGTCAAAGGGTCAAGGACATCCACATCTTCAAGAGCTGTCCAGGCGAGAGGCCATCCTCCACACAAGCCCCCCGCACCTCCAAGCCCCCAAAAGCCACCAAGCCCAAACCTGCCCTCCTAAACGGACCCAAGGTAGTCCGCGTGATGAAGGCCAGAGCCAGGCCAGGCAAGAGGCACACCCAGCCCCAGACACCACAGCTGGCAAAGCAAGCCACAGTTAAGAAGAGGAAAGTGGTGTGA
- the chadlb gene encoding chondroadherin-like b isoform X2: MFKSYVSFWPVMALLILGIPGAHSAKCPKLCVCDTVQLTVACVNKNLTAVPPTIDEITVKLDLRGNDIQELPTNAFKHTPYLTHLSMQRSNIRTVREGAFRGLGRLVFLNLANNNIEILFQESFDGLSSLKQLLIDRNRVEEIKPGAFSQLGFLNLLSLTHNQLVYLPNMVFQGLQNIKWLRLSHNSLNNLALEAFAGLFTLTRLSLDHNELQFFPTETMTRLPEVTRLDLSYNPMTYLGEDAVSMSKLTHLLLDHMSLQDFSNTAVLPTKSLTHLDLSHNQLRVLQPLAAGSPKLTRINLAGNPIYCSCYLRPLREWALREKVRLGGTCGGPPHLSGENLEAVQPVNLRCQSQEAMLKAELEEQERVTLPTTPPPNKVKCPDDCHCEADIFHSSCENRGHTKVPRGFAPVTRLLDLRGNHFHYLPSNSFPGIPEVVSLHLQRCKIHELETGAFNGMKGLIYLYLSENDLSSLSPDTFKGLPQLTYLHLEKNRFTQFPKGAFKLLPGLLALHMENNSIGKLEAGVLASAEHLRGLYLTSNVISSVSPRAFDPAPHLDTLHLGNNKLKDVPSDALSKASSLGELRLSGNPIRWVAAEAFRPVGVTLKHLYLDNMGLEKMSKDSLSGLGSGLQSLFLEGNYMEEVPDLRPLTGLEVINLAENPFHCDCPLLPLRKWLEKVNLKVRATCAHPPELKGQRVKDIHIFKSCPGERPSSTQAPRTSKPPKATKPKPALLNGPKVVRVMKARARPGKRHTQPQTPQLAKQATVKKRKVV; the protein is encoded by the exons ATGTTTAAATCGTACGTCTCCTTCTGGCCAGTAATGGCGTTGTTAATACTTGGGATTCCTGGGGCGCATTCAGCCAAATGTCCAAAATTGTGCGTATGTGACACAGTACAACTCACGGTTGCGTGCGTCAACAAGAATTTAACGGCGGTTCCCCCGACTATTGATGAG ATCACGGTGAAGTTAGACCTGAGAGGGAACGACATCCAGGAGCTTCCTACTAATGCCTTCAAACACACGCCATACCTTACCCACCTGTCCATGCAGCGCAGCAACATCCGCACGGTGCGCGAGGGCGCATTTCGTGGCCTGGGTCGGCTCGTCTTTCTGAACCTGGCCAACAACAACATTGAAATTCTCTTTCAG GAGTCTTTCGATGGACTGTCCTCCCTGAAGCAGCTTCTTATTGACCGAAACAGGGTGGAGGAGATCAAGCCGGGGGCTTTCTCTCAGCTTGGCTTCCTCAACCTGCTCTCCCTCACCCACAACCAGCTGGTGTACCTGCCCAATATGGTCTTCCAGGGCCTACAAAACATCAAGTGGCTGCGCCTTAGTCACAACTCTCTCAATAACCTGGCCCTCGAGGCTTTCGCTGGCCTCTTCACTCTCACAAGACTCAGCTTGGACCACAATGAGCTCCAGTTTTTCCCAACCGAAACTATGACCAG ACTTCCAGAGGTGACACGTTTGGATCTGAGCTACAACCCCATGACCTACCTGGGTGAGGACGCTGTCTCCATGTCCAAGCTCACCCACCTCCTCCTGGACCACATGTCCTTGCAGGACTTCTCCAACACTGCTGTGCTCCCCACCAAGAGCCTCACTCACCTGGACCTGAGCCACAACCAGCTGCGCGTCCTGCAGCCGCTGGCTGCCGGCTCCCCAAAGCTAACACGCATCAACTTAGCTGGGAACCCCATCTACTGCAGCTGCTACCTGCGGCCGCTGCGGGAGTGGGCCCTGCGGGAAAAGGTACGACTCGGTGGCACCTGTGGAGGCCCGCCTCACCTGTCCGGGGAGAACCTGGAGGCAGTGCAGCCGGTGAATTTGCGGTGTCAGAGCCAGGAGGCCATGCTgaaggctgagctggaggagcaggagagggttACCCTGCCCACCACTCCACCCCCAAACAAGGTCAAGTGTCCAGATGACTGCCACTGTGAG GCTGATATCTTCCATTCCTCCTGTGAGAACCGAGGCCACACCAAAGTCCCTCGCGGCTTTGCCCCAGTCACTCGCCTACTGGACTTGCGTGGCAACCACTTCCACTACCTCCCTAGCAACAGTTTCCCTGGCATCCCCGAAGTGGTTTCCCTCCACCTGCAGCGCTGCAAGATCCACGAGCTGGAGACGGGGGCCTTCAATGGCATGAAGGGCCTCATCTACCTCTACCTGTCTGAGAACGACCTCAGCTCACTCAGTCCCGACACCTTCAAGGGCCTGCCACAGCTCACTTACCTCCACCTGGAGAAGAACCGCTTCACCCAGTTCCCCAAGGGGGCATTCAAGCTGCTGCCCGGCTTGTTGGCACTGCACATGGAGAACAATTCCATTGGGAAGCTGGAGGCCGGGGTTTTGGCAAGTGCGGAGCACCTGAGGGGGCTGTACCTCACCTCAAACGTCATCAGCAGCGTCTCTCCGAGGGCTTTTGACCCCGCACCTCACCTCGACACTCTCCATCTGGGGAACAACAAGCTGAAGGACGTGCCCAGCGATGCCCTATCCAAGGCCAGCAGCCTGGGTGAGCTCCGCCTCTCTGGGAATCCCATTCGCTGGGTGGCTGCTGAGGCGTTCCGGCCAGTTGGGGTCACCCTGAAACACCTTTATCTTGACAACATGGGTTTAGAGAAG ATGTCTAAGGACTCTCTGTCTGGGCTGGGGTCTGGCCTGCAGAGCCTCTTCCTGGAGGGGAACTACATGGAGGAGGTGCCCGACCTGAGGCCTCTGACTGGGCTGGAGGTCATAAACCTGGCGGAGAACCCTTTTCACTGTGACTGCCCACTGCTGCCTCTACGCAA gtGGCTTGAGAAGGTGAACCTGAAGGTCAGAGCCACCTGCGCTCACCCGCCAGAGCTGAAGGGTCAAAGGGTCAAGGACATCCACATCTTCAAGAGCTGTCCAGGCGAGAGGCCATCCTCCACACAAGCCCCCCGCACCTCCAAGCCCCCAAAAGCCACCAAGCCCAAACCTGCCCTCCTAAACGGACCCAAGGTAGTCCGCGTGATGAAGGCCAGAGCCAGGCCAGGCAAGAGGCACACCCAGCCCCAGACACCACAGCTGGCAAAGCAAGCCACAGTTAAGAAGAGGAAAGTGGTGTGA